The Microthrixaceae bacterium sequence CGACCGTTCCCGCCGAGGATTCGAACGGCTCCACCGATCCGACCGACTCCACATCACCACCGGACTCGACCGGCAGCGACGACAACGACGACCGCGCCGCCGGCGCACCGATCGAGTTGTCGGCAGGCACCGATCGTGGTTCGCCGGTCGGCGTCGCCGTCGGCGGATCGCTCATTGCGGCGATGGGGCTGGTCGCGCTCGTGTTGAGGAAGCGTGGCAGAGCGCACTAGCCCTCCACCGGTTTCACCCCCCGCCGCAAGTCGCACTGCATTCCGCACCGTGTTTCGTCCTGCGTTTCGCACTCCGGTACGGCTCCGTCGCGATCTGCACCCCGGCGCCTGGTGGATCTGGGCGCTCGCAATGGCAACGGCCACGACCCGCACGACCAACCCACTCCTCATCGGCCTCACCCTCGCGGTCGTCGCGCTCGTGGTGTCCGAACGACGCAGCGATGCGCCGTGGGCCAAGGGATTCGGGGCCTATTTCGCGTTCGGCCTCGTCATCATCGGGATCCGCTTGGTCTTTCGGATGTTCCTCGACGGCCAACACGGAACGCACATCCTGTTCACCCTTCCCGAGATCCCGTTACCGGAGGCTGCCGCCGGGATTCGCATCGGAGGCCCGGTCTCCCTCGAAGGCATGCTGGCCGCACTCTACGACGGGCTCCGGCTCGCCACGATGCTGATCTGCATCGGGGCCGCGAACGTCCTCGCCAATCCGAAACGCCTGCTCAAGTCGGTGCCGAGCGCGCTCTACGAGGTCGGCTCGGCGATCACCGTTGCGCTCAGCGTTGCACCACAACTCGTCGAAAGCGGCCGCCGCGTCGCCCGCGCGCGGCGACTTCGCGGCGAGGTGGGGCGGCGAACCCACTGGGTGCGCCAGGTCGCCATCCCGGTCATGACCGATGCCCTCGACCGCTCTCTCGCCCTCGCCGCCGCCATGGATTCGCGCGGCTACGGCCGCACCGCCGGGGCCAGCCGCGGGTCGCGCCGGGTGACCGGAGCACTCATGTTGGTCGGCCTCGCGGGGCTGTGTGCCGGAACCTACGGCCTGCTCGACACCACCGCATTCGGCCCACTCACCGCCCCCATGCTCATCGGCGGTGTGGCCGCGTGTGCCGCCGGGATCCGGGCCAGCGGATCGCAGGTCCAGCGAACCCGCTATCGGCCCGACCCGTGGGCCCTCCCGGAGTGGGGGGTCGCCGCAGTCGGCACCGGCGTCGCCGTCGTCATCGTCGTCACCTCGTCGATCGATCCGAACCAGCTCAATCCGTCCCTGCAACCACTCGTGTGGCCGAGCCTGCCTCCGATACCGACGATCGCCATTCTGTGCGGTGCACTCGCCGCCGTCATCGCTCCACCCCCCGCCTGGGCGAGCCGGTCGACCGGATTCGACCTCGACGACGACGCCGACCTTGGCACCCACGCCGGGGTCTCGACCCCCGATCAACTCGCCGCCCTGCTACGCCCGAAGGTCTCGCGATGATCCGCTTCGACCACGTCTCGGTCACCTATCCCGACACCGACGGACCGACACTTCGCGACGTCTCACTGACGATCGCCGAGGGGGAGCTGTGCGTCGTGATCGGCTCCACGGGAGCCGGCAAGTCGACCCTGCTCGGAGCGATCAACGGCCTGGTGCCCCACTTCACCGGCGGACTCTTGTCGGGAACGGTGACCGTGAACGGAAAAGGCACCCGAACCCACCCGCCTCGCGAGCTGGCAGAGGTCGTCGGCGTCGTCGGACAGGATCCGCTCGCGGGGTTCGTCACCGACATCGTCGAAGACGAGCTCGCCTACGGGATGGAACAGCTCGCCATCGGTCCTGACGTGATGCGTAAGCGGGTCGAGGAGACACTCGACCTGCTCGGAATCGCGGATCTGCGCCACCGTGCGCTGCGCACGCTGTCGGGGGGCCAGCAACAGCGGGTCGCGATCGGCTCGGTGCTCACCAACCATCCGAGCGTCATCGTGTTGGATGAACCCACATCGGCCCTCGATCCGACGGCGGCCGAGGATGTCCTGGCCACCGTGACCCGCCTGGTTCATGACCTCGGGGTCACGGTCGTCATGGCGGAACACCGTCTCGAGCGGGTCATCCACTATGCGGACAGCGCGCTGTATCTCTCCGGCGACGGCCGGGTCGTCGCCGGCACGCCAGCGGAGGTCCTCGAGATCTCCACGATTGCACCCCCGATCGTGCACCTCGGCCGGTTGGCCGGATGGTCGCCGCTTCCGCTGTCGGTGCGCGACGCGCGCCGAGCGGCCGCTCCGCTGCGCGATCGCCTGGGCGCCACGGCTCCCCCAGAACGTCGACCGACGACGGCGGAGGTGGCTCCGATCGCAAGTCGACCGCCCAGCGATGCGACCGCGGTGACCATGTCCGGGCTCACGGTCGTCTTCGGACGGACCACCGCGGTGAACCAGGTCGACCTGTCGCTCTTCGACGGTGAGATCGTCGCGCTGATGGGGCGCAACGGATCCGGTAAGTCGACGCTGATGTGGGCGCTGCAAGGCAGCGGCCACCGGACCCGAGGCACCGTCGGGGTGCGCCGCGATGACGGTACGGAGGTCGACACCGACCGACTCTCCCCCGCCGAGGCCCGCGCACTCGTGGGGCTCGTCCCACAAAACGCCGCCGACCTGTTGTATCTCGACACCGTCGCTCAGGAATGCGCACAGGCCGACCTCGACGCCGAACGTGAGACGGGAACGTGCGACGACCTCCTGGCGCGCCTGGTGCCCGGCATCGATCGCAGCAGCCACCCCCGCGACCTGTCCGAGGGGCAGCGACTTGCGCTCGTCTTGGCCATTCAGCTCACCGCCTCACCGCGAACCGTGTTGCTGGACGAGCCGACCCGGGGCCTCGACTACAACGCCAAGGAGAACCTGACGCGGATCCTTCGCGAACTCGCCGAGGCCGGCCATGCGGTCATGGTGTCGACTCACGACGTCGAATTCGTCGCGGCGAGCGCAGACCGGGTCGTCGTCATG is a genomic window containing:
- a CDS encoding ATP-binding cassette domain-containing protein, giving the protein MIRFDHVSVTYPDTDGPTLRDVSLTIAEGELCVVIGSTGAGKSTLLGAINGLVPHFTGGLLSGTVTVNGKGTRTHPPRELAEVVGVVGQDPLAGFVTDIVEDELAYGMEQLAIGPDVMRKRVEETLDLLGIADLRHRALRTLSGGQQQRVAIGSVLTNHPSVIVLDEPTSALDPTAAEDVLATVTRLVHDLGVTVVMAEHRLERVIHYADSALYLSGDGRVVAGTPAEVLEISTIAPPIVHLGRLAGWSPLPLSVRDARRAAAPLRDRLGATAPPERRPTTAEVAPIASRPPSDATAVTMSGLTVVFGRTTAVNQVDLSLFDGEIVALMGRNGSGKSTLMWALQGSGHRTRGTVGVRRDDGTEVDTDRLSPAEARALVGLVPQNAADLLYLDTVAQECAQADLDAERETGTCDDLLARLVPGIDRSSHPRDLSEGQRLALVLAIQLTASPRTVLLDEPTRGLDYNAKENLTRILRELAEAGHAVMVSTHDVEFVAASADRVVVMAQGEIVADGPTVDVIVSSPAFAPQVAKVLAPQRWLTVGEVRGALAANGPPESPAPTGPIPGAAP